In Streptomyces puniciscabiei, a single genomic region encodes these proteins:
- a CDS encoding gamma-aminobutyraldehyde dehydrogenase, translating to MSTELRRLRNYIDGEFRDAADGRTTEVVNPATGEAYATAPLSGKADVDAAMEAAARAFPAWRDTTPAERQKALLKIADAFEERAEELIAAEVENTGKPTGLTRSEEIPPMVDQIRFFAGAARMLEGRSAGEYMEGMTSIIRREPVGVCAQVAPWNYPMMMAVWKFAPAIAAGNTVVLKPSDTTPASTVLIADIIGAILPKGVFNVVCGDRETGRLMVEHDIPAMASITGSVRAGMSVAESASKDLKRVHLELGGKAPVVVFEDTDIAKAVEDISVAGFFNAGQDCTAACRVLVHEAIHDEFVAALAKAAEDTKTGQPDDEDVLFGPLNNPNQLKQVEGFIERLPAHARVEAGGKRVGDKGYFFAPTVVSGVKQDDEIIQKEVFGPVITVQSFSDENQAVEWANGVEYALASSVWTKDHARAMRMSKKLDFGCVWINTHIPLVAEMPHGGFKKSGYGKDLSAYGFEDYTRIKHVMTSLGE from the coding sequence GTGAGCACCGAGCTGCGTCGTCTGCGCAACTACATCGACGGTGAGTTCCGGGACGCCGCCGACGGACGGACCACCGAGGTGGTCAACCCCGCGACGGGCGAGGCGTACGCGACCGCGCCGCTGTCCGGCAAGGCGGACGTGGACGCCGCCATGGAGGCCGCCGCCCGCGCCTTCCCGGCCTGGCGCGACACCACCCCCGCCGAGCGGCAGAAGGCCCTCCTCAAGATCGCCGACGCGTTCGAGGAGCGTGCCGAGGAACTGATCGCGGCCGAGGTGGAGAACACGGGCAAGCCGACCGGGCTCACCCGCTCCGAGGAGATCCCGCCGATGGTCGACCAGATCCGCTTCTTCGCGGGCGCGGCGCGGATGCTGGAGGGCCGCTCGGCCGGCGAGTACATGGAGGGGATGACCTCGATCATCCGCCGTGAGCCGGTCGGCGTCTGCGCGCAGGTCGCGCCGTGGAACTACCCGATGATGATGGCCGTGTGGAAGTTCGCCCCGGCGATCGCGGCGGGCAACACGGTGGTGCTGAAGCCGTCGGACACGACCCCGGCGTCGACCGTCCTGATCGCGGACATCATCGGCGCGATCCTGCCCAAGGGTGTCTTCAACGTCGTCTGCGGCGACCGCGAGACCGGCCGGCTGATGGTCGAGCACGACATCCCGGCGATGGCCTCCATCACCGGCTCGGTCCGGGCCGGCATGTCGGTGGCCGAGTCCGCGTCCAAGGACCTCAAGCGGGTCCACCTGGAGCTCGGCGGCAAGGCCCCGGTCGTCGTCTTCGAGGACACCGACATCGCCAAGGCCGTCGAGGACATCTCCGTGGCGGGCTTCTTCAACGCCGGCCAGGACTGTACGGCCGCCTGCCGCGTCCTCGTCCACGAGGCCATCCACGACGAGTTCGTGGCCGCCCTCGCGAAGGCCGCCGAGGACACCAAGACCGGACAGCCGGACGACGAGGACGTGCTCTTCGGCCCGCTCAACAACCCCAACCAGCTCAAGCAGGTCGAGGGCTTCATCGAGCGGCTGCCCGCCCACGCGCGCGTGGAGGCCGGCGGCAAGCGCGTCGGCGACAAGGGCTACTTCTTCGCGCCGACCGTCGTCTCCGGCGTCAAGCAGGACGACGAGATCATCCAGAAGGAGGTCTTCGGCCCGGTCATCACCGTCCAGTCCTTCTCCGACGAGAACCAGGCCGTCGAGTGGGCCAACGGCGTGGAGTACGCCCTCGCCTCCTCCGTGTGGACCAAGGACCACGCCCGCGCGATGCGCATGTCCAAGAAGCTCGACTTCGGCTGCGTGTGGATCAACACCCACATCCCGCTGGTCGCGGAGATGCCGCACGGCGGCTTCAAGAAGTCCGGCTACGGCAAGGACCTGTCGGCGTACGGGTTCGAGGACTACACGCGGATCAAGCACGTGATGACCTCGCTCGGCGAGTAA
- a CDS encoding Lrp/AsnC family transcriptional regulator, with protein sequence MHSEVVASRSADQRDSTRESRNGGTPQLDAVSLAIIQQLQEDGRRPYAAIGKAVGLSEAAVRQRVQKLLDQGVMQIVAVTDPLTVGFRRQAMVGINVEGDVEKIADALTDMSEVEYVVMTAGSFDILAEIVCEDDDHLLDVINKRIRALPGVRSTESFVYLKLKKQTYMWGTR encoded by the coding sequence GTGCACAGTGAGGTCGTGGCCAGTCGAAGCGCAGACCAGAGGGACTCCACCCGCGAGTCCAGGAACGGCGGCACCCCCCAGCTGGATGCCGTCTCCCTCGCCATCATCCAGCAGCTCCAGGAGGACGGCCGCCGGCCGTACGCCGCGATCGGCAAGGCCGTCGGCCTGTCCGAGGCGGCCGTGCGCCAGCGCGTCCAGAAGCTGCTGGACCAGGGCGTGATGCAGATCGTCGCCGTCACGGACCCGCTCACCGTGGGCTTCCGCCGGCAGGCGATGGTCGGGATCAACGTCGAGGGCGATGTCGAGAAGATCGCGGACGCGCTGACTGACATGTCGGAAGTCGAGTACGTGGTGATGACCGCGGGCTCGTTCGACATCCTCGCCGAGATCGTCTGCGAGGACGACGACCACCTGCTGGACGTCATCAACAAACGCATCCGGGCGCTTCCCGGCGTGCGCTCCACCGAGAGCTTCGTCTACCTGAAGCTGAAGAAGCAGACCTATATGTGGGGAACCCGATAA
- a CDS encoding aspartate aminotransferase family protein: MGNPITVTQKDLSRTAYDHLWMHFTRMSSYENSPVPTIVRGEGTYIYDDKGKRYLDGLAGLFVVQAGHGRTELAETAFKQAQELAFFPVWSYAHPKAVELAERLADYAPGDLNKVFFTTGGGEAVETAWKLAKQYFKLQGKPTKYKVISRAVAYHGTPQGALSITGLPGLKAPFEPLVPGAHKVPNTNIYRAPIFGDDPEAFGRWAADQIEQQILFEGPDTVAAVFLEPVQNAGGCFPPPPGYFQRVREICDKYDVLLVSDEVICAFGRLGTMFACDKFGYVPDMITCAKGMTSGYSPIGACIISDKLAEPFYKGDNTFLHGYTFGGHPVSAAVGLANLDLFEREGLNQHVLDNEGAFLQTLQKLHDLPIVGDVRGNGFFYGIELVKDKNTKESFNEEETERVLYGFLSKALFDNGLYCRADDRGDPVVQLAPPLISNQETFDEIEQILRATLTEAWTKL, encoded by the coding sequence GTGGGGAACCCGATAACCGTGACCCAGAAGGACCTCAGCCGCACCGCGTACGACCACCTGTGGATGCACTTCACCCGCATGTCCTCGTACGAGAACTCCCCCGTCCCGACCATCGTCCGGGGTGAGGGCACCTACATCTACGACGACAAGGGCAAGCGCTACCTGGACGGTCTCGCCGGTCTGTTCGTGGTCCAGGCCGGTCACGGCCGCACGGAGCTCGCCGAGACCGCCTTCAAGCAGGCCCAGGAGCTGGCCTTCTTCCCGGTGTGGTCCTACGCCCACCCGAAGGCCGTCGAGCTGGCCGAGCGCCTCGCCGACTACGCCCCGGGCGACCTGAACAAGGTCTTCTTCACCACCGGTGGCGGCGAGGCCGTCGAGACCGCCTGGAAGCTCGCCAAGCAGTACTTCAAGCTGCAGGGCAAGCCGACCAAGTACAAGGTCATCTCGCGTGCGGTCGCCTACCACGGCACCCCGCAGGGCGCCCTGTCCATCACCGGCCTGCCCGGTCTGAAGGCGCCCTTCGAGCCGCTGGTCCCCGGCGCCCACAAGGTCCCGAACACCAACATCTACCGCGCCCCGATCTTCGGCGACGACCCGGAGGCCTTCGGCCGCTGGGCCGCCGACCAGATCGAGCAGCAGATCCTCTTCGAGGGCCCGGACACCGTCGCCGCGGTCTTCCTGGAGCCCGTGCAGAACGCCGGCGGCTGCTTCCCGCCCCCGCCCGGCTACTTCCAGCGCGTGCGCGAGATCTGCGACAAGTACGACGTGCTGCTCGTGTCGGACGAGGTCATCTGCGCCTTCGGCCGCCTAGGCACGATGTTCGCCTGCGACAAGTTCGGCTACGTCCCGGACATGATCACCTGCGCCAAGGGCATGACCTCGGGCTACTCCCCGATCGGCGCCTGCATCATCTCCGACAAGCTCGCCGAGCCGTTCTACAAGGGCGACAACACCTTCCTGCACGGCTACACCTTCGGCGGCCACCCGGTGTCCGCCGCGGTGGGTCTCGCCAACCTCGACCTGTTCGAGCGCGAGGGCCTGAACCAGCACGTGCTGGACAACGAGGGCGCCTTCCTGCAGACCCTGCAGAAGCTGCACGACCTGCCGATCGTCGGCGACGTCCGCGGCAACGGCTTCTTCTACGGCATCGAGCTGGTGAAGGACAAGAACACCAAGGAGTCCTTCAACGAGGAGGAGACCGAGCGCGTCCTGTACGGCTTCCTCTCCAAGGCGCTGTTCGACAACGGCCTGTACTGCCGTGCCGACGACCGCGGCGACCCGGTCGTCCAGCTCGCCCCGCCGCTGATCTCCAACCAGGAGACCTTCGACGAGATCGAGCAGATCCTGCGCGCCACCCTCACGGAGGCGTGGACCAAGCTCTGA
- a CDS encoding ABC transporter ATP-binding protein — protein sequence MEAPPDNDVLWARSLHFRHPDGSPGLAGVSIGVREGEIVAVTGPRGSGKTTLLRCLSGLVPVRSGEVWFNSSPLHTLGPMRRERVRRDRFGWIDPEPVLVPELNAWENAALPLMLRGTGRRRAKVAALEWLERLDVGDRARNRPHELRQAERQRVAIARALAHAPAVLFADEPTAPLHHADRTHVLRTLTSAARSHGITVVLATHDPDTAALADRTVALLDGRRVSTVHLPDAPETEGRAAWSLSV from the coding sequence ATGGAGGCCCCGCCGGACAACGACGTGCTCTGGGCACGCTCCCTGCACTTCAGGCACCCCGACGGCTCCCCCGGGCTCGCGGGGGTCTCGATCGGTGTGCGCGAGGGCGAGATCGTCGCCGTCACCGGACCGCGCGGCAGCGGCAAGACGACCCTGCTGCGCTGTCTGTCCGGCCTGGTACCGGTGCGCAGCGGCGAGGTGTGGTTCAACAGCTCGCCCCTGCACACCCTGGGCCCGATGCGCCGCGAGCGAGTGCGCCGGGACCGCTTCGGCTGGATCGACCCGGAGCCGGTGCTGGTCCCCGAGCTGAACGCCTGGGAGAACGCCGCGCTCCCCCTGATGCTGCGCGGCACCGGCCGCCGCAGGGCCAAGGTCGCCGCGCTGGAGTGGCTGGAACGGCTCGACGTCGGCGACCGGGCCCGCAACCGGCCGCACGAACTGAGGCAGGCCGAGCGCCAGCGCGTCGCCATCGCCCGGGCGCTGGCCCACGCGCCCGCGGTCCTCTTCGCCGACGAGCCCACGGCTCCGCTGCACCACGCCGACCGCACCCATGTGCTGCGCACCCTCACCTCGGCCGCCCGCTCGCACGGCATCACCGTGGTCCTCGCCACGCACGACCCCGACACCGCCGCCCTCGCCGACCGCACCGTGGCCCTGCTGGACGGCCGGCGCGTCAGCACCGTGCACCTGCCGGACGCCCCCGAGACGGAAGGCCGCGCCGCGTGGTCGCTCTCCGTCTGA
- a CDS encoding VOC family protein: MYQQMIFVNLPVNDLDASKKFFTELGYTINPQFSDEKAASVVISDTIVAMLLTKPFYATFTKKEIADATKTSEVLVALSAESREKVDELVDKALASGATPSGETQDHGFMYGRAFDDLDGHTWEVIWMDPAAVQG, from the coding sequence ATGTACCAGCAGATGATCTTCGTGAACCTGCCCGTGAACGACCTCGACGCCTCCAAGAAGTTCTTCACCGAGCTCGGCTACACGATCAACCCGCAGTTCAGCGACGAGAAGGCCGCCTCCGTGGTGATCAGCGACACCATCGTCGCGATGCTGCTCACCAAGCCGTTCTACGCCACGTTCACCAAGAAGGAGATCGCCGACGCCACGAAGACGAGTGAGGTGCTGGTCGCGCTGAGCGCCGAGAGCCGCGAGAAGGTGGACGAACTGGTGGACAAGGCCCTCGCGTCGGGCGCCACCCCGAGCGGCGAGACCCAGGACCACGGCTTCATGTACGGCCGCGCCTTCGACGACCTCGACGGCCACACCTGGGAGGTCATCTGGATGGACCCGGCCGCGGTCCAGGGCTGA
- a CDS encoding LAETG motif-containing sortase-dependent surface protein: MRVLGVASASAAVVLGLSSSAFACNISEFKAEAKCDGSKGVIVVTDTDGSGTPATITVFRTNNGGVEKQIGRQEVKGSAQGTSVTFSEKWKPNATYRVHVTASPYVDEDIAGGLTTPSAACETDTPTPAPSAPKPTATPSKSAPAESATPTPSASASSSAPAATSSNAPSPAAGDSNLAETGASSNTGLIAGIAGALVVVGGGAVYFGMRRRGARGNG; this comes from the coding sequence GTGCGCGTTCTGGGTGTTGCCTCCGCCTCGGCCGCGGTCGTGCTGGGTCTGTCCAGCTCCGCGTTCGCGTGCAACATCAGCGAATTCAAGGCCGAAGCCAAGTGTGACGGCTCCAAGGGCGTCATCGTCGTCACCGACACCGACGGCTCCGGTACCCCTGCCACCATCACCGTGTTCCGCACGAACAACGGTGGGGTCGAGAAGCAGATCGGCCGGCAGGAGGTCAAGGGCTCCGCCCAGGGCACCTCGGTCACCTTCTCGGAGAAGTGGAAGCCGAACGCGACGTACCGCGTCCACGTCACGGCCAGCCCCTACGTCGACGAGGACATCGCGGGCGGCCTGACGACCCCGTCGGCCGCCTGCGAGACCGACACCCCGACCCCGGCCCCGTCGGCCCCCAAGCCGACGGCGACGCCGTCGAAGTCCGCCCCGGCCGAGTCGGCGACCCCGACCCCGTCGGCCTCCGCGTCCAGCTCCGCCCCGGCGGCCACGTCGAGCAACGCGCCGTCCCCGGCGGCGGGTGACTCCAACCTCGCCGAGACCGGTGCCAGCTCCAACACCGGCCTGATCGCCGGCATCGCGGGCGCGCTGGTCGTCGTCGGCGGCGGCGCGGTCTACTTCGGCATGCGCCGTCGTGGCGCCCGCGGCAACGGCTGA
- a CDS encoding maleylpyruvate isomerase family mycothiol-dependent enzyme translates to MTLLAHDRYCDEIAHQLGRFRSLVTSGADLSATVPTCPEWTLERLVRHTGGALRWVATQVRLRAQDMVPREQVPLGDGPEAEGDAPALDAWLAETGELVVGALREAGPEAKVWSWTGAATSGFWTRRMTHEITIHRADAARTVGAPYEVAPEIAADTLDEWLEIVEWAQRSGVKGEAKELRGPGRSIHLHATDADPSLNAEWLIELGEDGVTWRRGHEKATVALRGPLTSVLLAFYRRLPLDTPGLDVLGERELLEFWLERTGF, encoded by the coding sequence ATGACGCTCCTCGCGCATGATCGCTACTGTGACGAAATCGCCCACCAGCTGGGCCGGTTCCGGTCCCTGGTGACCTCCGGCGCCGATCTGTCGGCCACCGTGCCGACCTGCCCCGAGTGGACCCTGGAACGGCTCGTACGGCACACGGGCGGCGCCCTGCGCTGGGTGGCCACGCAGGTCCGGCTCCGGGCCCAGGACATGGTGCCGCGCGAGCAGGTGCCGCTCGGTGACGGGCCGGAGGCCGAGGGGGACGCGCCGGCCCTCGACGCATGGCTCGCGGAGACCGGCGAGCTGGTCGTCGGGGCGCTGCGCGAGGCCGGTCCCGAGGCCAAGGTGTGGTCCTGGACCGGCGCGGCCACGAGCGGGTTCTGGACCCGCCGGATGACCCACGAGATCACCATCCACCGCGCGGACGCCGCGCGCACCGTCGGCGCGCCCTACGAGGTCGCCCCCGAGATCGCCGCCGACACACTGGACGAGTGGCTGGAAATCGTGGAGTGGGCGCAGCGCAGCGGGGTGAAGGGGGAGGCGAAGGAGCTGCGCGGGCCGGGCCGCAGCATCCATCTGCACGCCACCGACGCCGACCCGTCCCTGAACGCCGAGTGGCTGATCGAGCTGGGCGAGGACGGAGTCACCTGGCGGCGCGGCCACGAGAAGGCCACGGTCGCCCTGCGCGGCCCGCTCACCTCGGTGCTGCTGGCCTTCTACCGGCGGCTGCCGCTGGACACGCCGGGGCTCGACGTGCTGGGCGAGCGGGAGTTGCTGGAGTTCTGGCTGGAGCGGACCGGCTTCTGA
- a CDS encoding ABC transporter ATP-binding protein, whose translation MLLSLDAATVRFGGRAALDAVDLDVAEHEVVCVLGPSGSGKSTLLRAVAGLQPLSDGRVLLDGRDQSGVPAHRRGVGLMFQDHQLFPQRDVGANVAFGLRMHGVAKGERDTEVGQLLDLVGLPGAGRRAVASLSGGEQQRVALARALAPRPRLLMLDEPLGQLDRSLRERLVVELRELFGRLGTTVLAVTHDQGEAFALADRVVVMRDGRIAQSGTPLQVWQRPADAFVARFLGFDNVVPATVAGTAADSPWGKLPVPDGSPQGARTLLVRPAGVRLVAADTGLPCTVTARTFKGTHVAVHLQPADGPRLEAACALREAPEAGDGVGVEFDAAEIVVLD comes from the coding sequence ATGCTGCTGAGCCTGGATGCCGCGACCGTGCGCTTCGGCGGGCGGGCCGCGCTCGACGCGGTCGATCTGGACGTCGCCGAGCACGAGGTGGTGTGTGTGCTGGGCCCCAGCGGCAGCGGGAAGTCGACCCTGCTGCGGGCCGTCGCCGGGCTTCAACCCCTGTCGGACGGACGGGTGTTGCTCGACGGCCGCGACCAGTCGGGGGTGCCCGCGCACCGGCGGGGCGTCGGCCTGATGTTCCAGGACCACCAGCTCTTCCCGCAGCGGGACGTCGGCGCGAACGTGGCGTTCGGACTGCGCATGCACGGCGTCGCCAAGGGCGAACGGGACACAGAGGTGGGGCAGTTGCTGGACCTCGTCGGGCTCCCCGGGGCCGGCCGGCGGGCCGTGGCCTCCCTGTCCGGCGGCGAGCAGCAGCGCGTGGCCCTCGCCCGGGCGCTGGCGCCCCGGCCCCGGCTGCTCATGCTCGACGAACCGCTCGGCCAGCTCGACCGCTCCCTGCGGGAACGCCTGGTGGTCGAGCTGCGGGAGCTCTTCGGCCGGTTGGGTACGACCGTGCTCGCCGTCACCCACGACCAGGGCGAGGCGTTCGCGCTGGCCGACCGGGTGGTGGTGATGCGGGACGGGCGGATCGCACAGTCCGGTACGCCGCTTCAGGTGTGGCAGCGGCCCGCCGACGCGTTCGTGGCACGCTTCCTCGGCTTCGACAACGTGGTCCCCGCGACCGTCGCGGGGACGGCCGCCGACAGCCCCTGGGGCAAGCTGCCGGTCCCCGACGGCTCCCCGCAGGGCGCGCGCACCCTCCTGGTCCGGCCCGCCGGGGTGCGGCTCGTGGCGGCCGACACCGGCCTGCCGTGCACGGTGACCGCCCGCACCTTCAAGGGCACCCATGTGGCCGTCCACCTCCAGCCCGCCGACGGGCCGCGCCTGGAGGCGGCCTGCGCGCTGCGGGAGGCACCCGAGGCCGGGGACGGGGTCGGCGTGGAGTTCGACGCGGCCGAAATCGTCGTACTCGACTGA
- a CDS encoding ABC transporter permease, giving the protein MALPVAFFALFFAWPVAAIVTRGLKVDGAWRLGRIADVVAQPDIRHVLWFTTWQALASTALTLLLALPAAHVFARLDFPGKQVLRAVVTVPFVLPTVVAGSAFLALVGHGGLLDELWGVRLDTTVWAILLAHVFFNYAVVVRTVGGLWSQLDPRQEEAARMLGASPWRAWRKVTLPALAPAVAAAALMVFLFTFTSFGVVQILGGPTFSTLEVEIYRQTSEVFDLSTAAVLTLVQFAAVGAILAVHAWTVRRRESALRLVDPAVTARRPRGAGQWALLAGVLATIALLLVLPLAVLVQRSLDAPGFGYYRALTNADGGTFLVAPVHAVWTSLQYAVAATAIAVVIGGLAAAALARRDAGRLVRGFDALLMLPLGVSAVTVGFGFLIALDKPPLDLRQSWILVPLAQALVGAPFVVRTMLPVLRAVDGRLREAAAVLGASPWRVWREVDLPLVRRALLVAAGFAFAVSLGEFGATVFIARPDNPTLPVAVARLLSRPGDLNYGQAMALSTILMVVCAAALLLLERLRTDRTGEF; this is encoded by the coding sequence CTGGCCCTGCCCGTCGCGTTCTTCGCGCTGTTCTTCGCCTGGCCCGTGGCCGCGATCGTCACGCGCGGGCTGAAGGTGGACGGCGCCTGGCGGCTGGGGCGGATCGCGGACGTCGTCGCGCAGCCGGACATCCGGCACGTGCTGTGGTTCACCACCTGGCAGGCGCTCGCCTCCACCGCGCTCACCCTGCTGCTCGCGCTGCCCGCCGCCCATGTCTTCGCCCGCCTCGACTTCCCGGGCAAGCAGGTGCTGCGGGCCGTCGTCACCGTCCCGTTCGTGCTGCCGACCGTCGTCGCCGGCAGCGCGTTCCTCGCCCTCGTCGGGCACGGCGGGCTGCTGGACGAGCTGTGGGGCGTACGGCTGGACACCACGGTGTGGGCCATCCTGCTGGCCCATGTCTTCTTCAACTACGCGGTCGTCGTACGGACCGTCGGCGGGCTGTGGTCCCAGCTCGACCCCCGCCAGGAGGAGGCGGCCCGGATGCTCGGCGCGTCACCGTGGCGGGCCTGGCGGAAGGTGACGCTGCCCGCCCTCGCGCCCGCCGTGGCCGCCGCCGCGCTGATGGTGTTCCTGTTCACCTTCACCTCCTTCGGCGTCGTGCAGATCCTCGGCGGCCCCACCTTCTCCACCCTGGAAGTGGAGATCTACCGGCAGACCTCCGAGGTCTTCGACCTCTCCACGGCCGCCGTCCTCACCCTCGTCCAGTTCGCCGCCGTCGGCGCGATCCTCGCCGTGCACGCGTGGACGGTACGGCGCCGGGAGAGCGCGCTGCGGCTGGTCGACCCCGCGGTGACCGCCCGCCGCCCGCGCGGCGCCGGGCAGTGGGCCCTGCTCGCCGGTGTCCTCGCCACCATCGCGCTGCTCCTCGTGCTGCCGCTCGCCGTCCTCGTCCAGCGCTCCCTGGACGCGCCCGGATTCGGCTACTACCGGGCGCTCACGAACGCCGACGGCGGTACGTTCCTGGTGGCGCCCGTGCACGCGGTGTGGACCTCGCTGCAGTACGCCGTCGCCGCCACCGCCATCGCCGTCGTGATCGGAGGTCTCGCCGCCGCCGCGCTGGCCCGCCGGGACGCCGGACGGCTGGTCCGGGGCTTCGACGCGCTGCTGATGCTGCCGCTCGGCGTATCCGCGGTGACCGTCGGCTTCGGCTTCCTGATCGCCCTCGACAAGCCGCCGCTGGACCTCAGGCAGTCCTGGATCCTCGTCCCGCTCGCCCAGGCGCTGGTCGGCGCCCCCTTCGTCGTACGGACCATGCTGCCGGTGCTGCGCGCGGTGGACGGACGGCTGCGGGAGGCCGCCGCGGTGCTCGGGGCCTCGCCCTGGCGGGTGTGGCGGGAGGTGGATCTGCCGTTGGTGCGGCGGGCGCTGCTGGTCGCGGCCGGGTTCGCGTTCGCCGTCTCGCTCGGCGAGTTCGGGGCGACGGTGTTCATCGCCCGGCCCGACAACCCGACGCTCCCGGTCGCCGTGGCCCGGCTGCTCAGCCGCCCCGGAGACCTCAACTACGGCCAGGCGATGGCCCTTTCGACCATCCTGATGGTGGTGTGCGCCGCCGCCCTGCTGCTCCTGGAGCGACTGCGCACCGACCGCACGGGGGAGTTCTAG
- a CDS encoding thiamine ABC transporter substrate-binding protein — MQNKTFVAVAVGLGLIALSACGSGGGTKPSSDSRTVTLVSHNSWAVSKSVLKDFEKKTGYKVRNLQDGDAGQAVNKAILTKDNPQGDVFFGVDNTLLSRALDNGLFQPYTAKGLDKTGAQYQLDQAKHRVTPVDYGDICVNYDKKYFADHHLTPPQSFADLAKPEYKNLLVTENAATSSPGLGFLLGSAAQFGDNGWQGYWKKLKANGVKVVDGWDQAYYQEFSGSSEGRKAGGDRPLVVSYASSPPAEVIYAKKRPSTAPTGVSYGTCFRQIEFAGLLSNARNPKGAKAFIDFLVSKEFQEDMPLNMFVYPVLQGAKVPAEFTQYGKAAEHPETMAPGRIAANRDQWVKSWTSLVLK; from the coding sequence GTGCAGAACAAGACGTTCGTGGCCGTGGCGGTCGGGCTCGGCCTGATCGCGCTGTCCGCGTGCGGTTCCGGCGGCGGCACCAAGCCGTCCTCGGACTCCAGGACCGTGACGCTCGTCAGCCACAACTCGTGGGCCGTGTCCAAGAGCGTGCTCAAGGACTTCGAGAAGAAGACCGGGTACAAGGTCCGCAACCTCCAGGACGGCGACGCCGGGCAGGCCGTCAACAAGGCCATCCTGACCAAGGACAACCCGCAGGGCGACGTCTTCTTCGGCGTCGACAACACCCTGCTCTCCCGCGCCCTCGACAACGGCCTCTTCCAGCCGTACACGGCCAAGGGCCTCGACAAGACCGGCGCCCAGTACCAGCTCGACCAGGCCAAGCACCGGGTCACGCCCGTCGACTACGGCGACATCTGCGTCAACTACGACAAGAAGTACTTCGCCGACCACCACCTCACCCCGCCGCAGTCCTTCGCGGACCTCGCCAAGCCCGAGTACAAGAACCTCCTCGTCACCGAGAACGCCGCCACCTCCTCGCCCGGGCTCGGCTTCCTGCTCGGCAGCGCGGCCCAGTTCGGGGACAACGGGTGGCAGGGCTACTGGAAGAAGCTCAAGGCCAACGGCGTCAAGGTCGTCGACGGCTGGGACCAGGCCTACTACCAGGAGTTCTCGGGTTCGTCGGAGGGCAGGAAGGCCGGCGGTGACCGGCCGCTGGTGGTGTCGTACGCCTCCTCCCCGCCCGCCGAGGTCATCTACGCCAAGAAGCGGCCCAGCACGGCCCCGACCGGGGTGTCGTACGGCACCTGCTTCCGGCAGATCGAGTTCGCCGGGCTGCTCAGCAACGCCAGGAACCCCAAGGGCGCCAAGGCGTTCATCGACTTCCTGGTCTCCAAGGAGTTCCAGGAGGACATGCCGCTGAACATGTTCGTCTACCCGGTGCTGCAGGGCGCGAAGGTCCCCGCCGAGTTCACCCAGTACGGCAAGGCCGCCGAGCACCCCGAGACCATGGCCCCCGGCAGGATCGCCGCCAACCGTGACCAGTGGGTCAAGTCGTGGACCTCGCTCGTACTGAAGTAG